One Natrinema halophilum genomic window carries:
- a CDS encoding Hsp20/alpha crystallin family protein, whose product MSDINPDDDRDESDDDRTPDDRFTDESGHWLSSLLSALESLDSGSMSRSGRRRGDRTMFDYDISIQTGDDLPADDSPFRRESFGERRNQDDNRSRKRRIRSSTPSTDHNVATRSYDDEMIITADIDGADPDDVTVGFDDSALVIAVEEVELDRIEVPWRETTSQATINNGVLTVQIGAATTTTEGNGETEDDE is encoded by the coding sequence ATGAGCGATATCAATCCCGACGACGACCGCGACGAATCGGACGACGACCGCACTCCCGACGATCGATTCACCGACGAGAGCGGCCACTGGCTCTCGAGCCTGCTGTCTGCGCTGGAATCGTTAGACTCCGGCTCGATGTCGCGTTCGGGCCGTCGGCGGGGCGATCGAACGATGTTCGATTACGACATCTCGATTCAGACCGGGGACGACCTCCCGGCGGACGATTCGCCGTTCAGGCGGGAATCGTTCGGTGAGAGACGGAATCAGGACGATAACCGGTCACGAAAGCGTCGAATTCGATCGTCAACTCCCTCGACAGACCACAACGTGGCCACCCGGTCTTACGACGACGAAATGATCATCACCGCGGACATCGACGGCGCCGATCCGGACGACGTTACAGTCGGTTTCGACGATTCGGCGCTCGTAATCGCCGTCGAAGAGGTCGAACTCGATCGCATCGAAGTCCCGTGGCGGGAGACGACGTCTCAGGCGACGATCAATAACGGCGTACTCACAGTCCAGATCGGCGCAGCGACGACAACGACCGAAGGAAACGGTGAGACGGAGGACGACGAATGA
- the gvpF gene encoding gas vesicle protein GvpF: MFILDDLLFRPFVGIVDALHSIALDEMYDVEALEDDLKENQLLYELGERSEEEYRRRKEELEAELEAARDVHERLSSGRVEVKR; encoded by the coding sequence ATGTTCATCCTCGATGACCTCCTGTTTCGCCCGTTCGTCGGCATCGTCGACGCACTCCACTCCATCGCCCTCGACGAGATGTACGACGTGGAGGCCCTCGAGGACGATCTAAAGGAGAACCAGCTGCTGTACGAACTCGGCGAGCGCTCCGAGGAGGAATACCGTCGCCGCAAGGAAGAACTCGAGGCGGAGCTCGAAGCCGCTCGTGATGTACACGAACGGCTCTCGAGCGGGCGTGTAGAGGTGAAACGATAA
- the gvpN gene encoding gas vesicle protein GvpN, with the protein MADDASRKRKVRGRKITDSREQKEGRRAKKELARTASNAGERNGDSPLGDPSDVVPEPFIETDAIRSLRDRIGGWLEADQPVHLIGPTGCGKTALALSAAAERGRPVVWLNGDEAVDTAALVGSHAGGERYKEDDRFVGGVSKQTEIVRERWVDNPLSVAVREGATLVYNEFSRSDPAAHNVLLSVFEEGVLERPGKRGEDRTIDVHPEFRAILTSNDVEYAGVHEQQDALLDRFIGVRVDYYDEETEREIVGAHVTLSEADIETIVEKTRALRDELDIVVGTRAAITAAKGLAVFDGHDGNGEFDDETLIHVFTDVLAPKIAGEDGDSIDGLRLQITETI; encoded by the coding sequence ATGGCCGACGACGCTTCGCGCAAGCGTAAGGTCCGCGGTCGGAAGATCACGGACAGTCGCGAGCAGAAGGAGGGTCGAAGAGCGAAGAAAGAGCTCGCGCGAACGGCATCGAACGCCGGCGAACGCAACGGCGACAGTCCCCTTGGCGATCCATCGGACGTCGTCCCCGAGCCGTTCATCGAGACGGATGCCATCAGATCACTGCGCGATCGGATCGGCGGCTGGCTCGAGGCGGACCAGCCGGTGCACCTGATCGGACCGACGGGCTGTGGCAAGACGGCGCTCGCGCTGTCCGCCGCCGCAGAGCGCGGCCGGCCAGTCGTCTGGCTGAACGGCGACGAGGCGGTCGACACCGCCGCACTCGTCGGCTCTCACGCCGGCGGGGAGCGCTACAAGGAGGACGACCGGTTCGTCGGCGGCGTCAGCAAACAGACGGAGATCGTCCGCGAACGCTGGGTCGATAACCCGCTCTCGGTCGCGGTGCGAGAGGGCGCGACGCTCGTCTACAACGAGTTCTCGCGCAGCGATCCCGCCGCTCACAACGTCTTACTCTCGGTTTTCGAGGAAGGCGTCCTGGAACGGCCGGGCAAACGGGGGGAGGACCGGACGATAGACGTTCACCCCGAATTTCGGGCGATCCTCACGTCGAACGACGTGGAGTACGCGGGCGTCCACGAGCAACAGGATGCGCTGCTGGATCGGTTCATCGGTGTCCGCGTCGACTACTATGACGAGGAGACCGAACGAGAGATCGTCGGCGCGCACGTCACCCTCTCCGAAGCTGATATCGAGACTATCGTGGAAAAGACGCGAGCGCTCCGCGACGAACTCGACATCGTCGTCGGGACCCGCGCAGCGATTACGGCTGCGAAGGGACTGGCCGTTTTCGACGGGCACGACGGGAACGGCGAGTTCGACGACGAGACGCTGATCCACGTTTTCACGGATGTGCTCGCACCGAAGATTGCGGGCGAAGACGGCGACAGCATCGACGGATTGCGATTGCAGATCACCGAGACCATCTGA
- a CDS encoding helix-turn-helix domain-containing protein, whose translation MDRDSSTVARLLAVLAAAMLLGGGLTGVAAGAGPGLSSPSTHSLGDGLLGTGETTKSISFGLEDTTSTLENTTETTSDGRENTTETTTDGLENATDTTTDGLENATDTTTDGLENATDTTTDGLENATDTTTDGLENATDTTTDGLENATDTTTDGLENTTDTTTDGLEDTTRNLSNPDGSVDTAINETSGTVDGTVDTTTGAVNSTLDETGSTVESVGGRMVTVSAEVDAGVDAGVGWTTSGADRDDTRQIGTPSADRNGDESAPTGVPGATETATDAVLVGLLGAISVSGAAVGGTSASGAASGAGGVTASWLTQNRGIRHLQGAGSAIPWKILPLFRYSQYDDSDPLEHDGRRKIYETIETDPGCYLSQVSDRVDIPLSTVRYHVRILEDESLVTGVKVNGKRRYFLDADGAELRAALAEPAKRDVLEALAALGRAHNGQLADELDRDPSTISHHLSALEDDGLVAREKDGRSIANELPAQVEAALVDQTAAAVDSRTAPADD comes from the coding sequence ATGGATCGGGATTCGTCCACCGTGGCACGCTTGCTCGCCGTTCTCGCGGCTGCGATGCTCCTCGGCGGCGGGCTCACGGGCGTCGCAGCGGGTGCCGGACCGGGGCTGTCGAGTCCATCCACTCACTCACTCGGCGATGGGCTCCTCGGTACGGGCGAGACGACGAAATCGATCTCGTTTGGCCTCGAAGATACGACATCGACACTGGAAAATACCACGGAGACCACGTCCGACGGACGCGAGAATACCACGGAGACCACGACCGACGGGCTCGAGAACGCCACTGATACTACGACTGACGGGCTCGAGAACGCCACTGATACTACGACTGACGGGCTCGAGAACGCCACTGATACTACGACTGACGGGCTCGAGAACGCCACTGATACTACGACTGACGGGCTCGAGAACGCCACTGATACTACGACTGACGGGCTCGAGAACGCCACTGATACTACGACTGACGGGCTCGAGAATACCACTGATACTACGACCGACGGGCTCGAAGACACGACCAGAAATTTATCGAATCCTGACGGATCGGTCGATACAGCGATCAACGAGACGTCTGGAACCGTCGACGGGACCGTCGATACGACGACGGGAGCCGTCAATTCGACGCTCGACGAGACTGGTTCTACGGTCGAGTCCGTCGGCGGTAGAATGGTCACCGTCTCCGCCGAAGTCGATGCCGGAGTCGATGCCGGAGTCGGATGGACAACCTCGGGGGCCGACCGCGACGACACGCGGCAAATCGGAACGCCGAGTGCAGACAGGAACGGCGACGAATCCGCTCCGACCGGGGTTCCCGGCGCCACTGAAACGGCGACGGACGCGGTGTTGGTCGGGCTGCTTGGGGCAATTAGCGTTTCCGGGGCTGCGGTGGGCGGCACCAGCGCGTCCGGTGCAGCAAGCGGTGCAGGCGGTGTAACCGCCAGTTGGCTGACCCAGAACCGAGGTATCCGACATCTGCAAGGGGCTGGGTCCGCAATTCCCTGGAAGATCCTCCCGCTGTTCAGATACAGCCAGTACGACGACTCGGACCCGCTCGAACACGATGGCCGCCGGAAAATTTACGAGACGATCGAAACCGACCCCGGGTGTTATCTCTCTCAGGTGAGCGACCGAGTCGACATTCCGCTTTCGACAGTTCGGTACCACGTTCGCATTCTCGAAGACGAATCGCTCGTAACCGGTGTCAAGGTCAACGGGAAGCGGCGCTACTTCCTCGACGCGGACGGCGCCGAACTCCGAGCTGCCCTCGCCGAACCCGCAAAGCGCGACGTTCTCGAGGCACTGGCGGCGCTCGGTCGCGCACACAACGGCCAACTCGCCGACGAACTCGACCGCGACCCGAGTACGATCTCGCACCACCTCTCGGCGCTCGAGGACGACGGACTGGTCGCCCGCGAAAAAGACGGGCGATCGATCGCCAACGAACTCCCGGCACAGGTCGAGGCGGCGCTGGTCGACCAGACGGCGGCGGCTGTCGACTCGCGAACTGCGCCGGCAGACGACTGA
- the gvpO gene encoding gas vesicle protein GvpO, halophile-type translates to MAEAETQSREQCKALTEDGERCSRPAQDDGFCYQHDESDPTVNDSQAAQEEEQTDEQAEGGNVEEQRSRGTVNMTAEEMTDPEEVDADVETDNEEIAGVLAVRKTVQSTAGQLIGHEFDGVSEISPTDDGWRAVVEVVERRAVPDTQDIIGRYEIELDTDATVHGYRRVDRYRRGDTAQFE, encoded by the coding sequence ATGGCAGAAGCCGAAACCCAATCACGGGAGCAGTGCAAAGCCCTCACCGAGGACGGCGAGCGCTGTTCACGACCGGCTCAAGACGACGGCTTTTGCTACCAACACGACGAGAGTGATCCAACAGTGAACGACAGTCAGGCAGCCCAAGAGGAAGAACAGACGGACGAACAGGCCGAAGGCGGCAACGTCGAGGAGCAACGATCCCGCGGGACGGTCAATATGACCGCCGAAGAGATGACCGATCCTGAGGAGGTCGATGCGGACGTCGAGACCGACAACGAGGAGATTGCAGGGGTCCTCGCCGTTCGCAAGACCGTCCAGTCGACCGCCGGTCAACTCATCGGCCACGAGTTCGACGGCGTCAGCGAAATCTCCCCGACCGACGACGGCTGGCGCGCAGTCGTCGAGGTCGTCGAACGCCGCGCCGTCCCCGACACCCAGGACATCATCGGTCGGTACGAGATAGAACTCGACACCGATGCCACCGTCCACGGCTATCGGCGGGTCGACCGGTACCGGCGCGGTGACACCGCCCAGTTCGAGTAA
- a CDS encoding GNAT family N-acetyltransferase, whose protein sequence is MRDAGAYVEDLADEDLESVTESFLEAGGELIVGEIEGRIVAMGAFRPVDESESITTYVRGLDDAAVEVTRMRVAPDSQRRGYAGRIYRELERRTRSPGSTRAVLDTSRNKPRFAGCPRRKSSKQCAASGLKNSTIPSNRSSIGNRSSTTGDRSSFLE, encoded by the coding sequence ATGCGAGACGCCGGTGCCTACGTCGAGGACCTAGCTGACGAGGACCTGGAATCCGTCACCGAGTCATTTCTCGAGGCAGGTGGCGAGCTTATCGTGGGGGAGATCGAGGGACGAATCGTCGCGATGGGTGCGTTTCGCCCCGTCGACGAATCGGAGTCTATCACGACGTACGTTCGCGGTCTCGACGACGCGGCGGTCGAGGTGACTCGAATGCGCGTCGCGCCTGACTCGCAGCGCCGCGGCTACGCAGGACGGATATATCGGGAACTCGAGCGGCGCACCCGGTCGCCAGGATCTACACGGGCCGTCCTCGATACGAGCCGAAACAAACCGCGGTTCGCAGGCTGTCCGAGACGGAAGAGCTCGAAGCAGTGTGCCGCGAGCGGGTTGAAAAATTCGACGATCCCTTCGAACAGATCGTCTATCGGAAATCGATCGTCGACGACGGGTGATCGGTCCTCATTCCTCGAGTAA
- the nucS gene encoding endonuclease NucS: MSDPEFGHRTETLQQPSPEAARDAIARGIDRGAIVTVYGRCTVDYDGRATSYLEAGDRHVMLKPDGAALVHTAEGQQPVNWQPPGCDHDVFCEDGHIVIESLRTSPDEQLRVRFQNVLQVSAFAGSDETELALVGTEADLRRRILEEPDLLETGFMPLATERETPAGAVDIYGEDSTGRAVVVELKRRRVGPDAVSQLRRYVDALERDMHADATVRGILVAPSVTDRANRLLSDHGLEFISLEPPDE; the protein is encoded by the coding sequence GTGAGCGACCCTGAGTTCGGACACCGAACCGAAACCCTCCAGCAACCGTCGCCCGAGGCCGCCCGCGATGCGATCGCACGCGGAATCGACCGCGGTGCCATCGTCACGGTGTATGGCCGCTGTACCGTCGACTACGACGGTCGTGCCACGAGCTATCTCGAGGCGGGCGATCGCCACGTCATGCTCAAACCCGACGGGGCTGCGCTGGTCCACACCGCCGAGGGCCAGCAACCGGTCAACTGGCAACCGCCGGGATGCGATCACGACGTCTTTTGCGAGGACGGACACATCGTCATCGAAAGCCTCCGGACGTCGCCGGACGAGCAACTCCGGGTGCGATTTCAGAACGTCCTGCAGGTATCGGCGTTCGCCGGCTCCGACGAGACGGAACTTGCCCTCGTCGGGACCGAAGCGGATCTGCGCCGGCGTATCCTCGAGGAGCCGGATCTGCTGGAGACCGGCTTCATGCCGCTGGCGACCGAGCGCGAGACGCCAGCGGGAGCGGTTGACATCTACGGCGAGGACTCGACGGGGCGTGCCGTCGTCGTCGAACTGAAGCGCCGCCGGGTCGGTCCCGACGCGGTGAGCCAGCTCCGGCGCTACGTCGACGCGCTCGAGCGAGACATGCATGCCGACGCCACCGTCCGCGGGATACTGGTGGCTCCGTCGGTGACCGACCGTGCGAATCGGCTGCTGAGCGATCACGGCCTCGAATTCATCTCTCTCGAGCCGCCGGACGAGTGA
- the gvpJ gene encoding gas vesicle protein GvpJ translates to MVNDFQPSRQKADLAEVVEMLLDKGIVINADIAVSIGDTQLLGVQVRAAIASFETAAKYGLEFPEGTDMRRVAEAVGDPELAEMDRPNPVIAPTRGVNVTADEEDAGGEESPDSSGRDGDSGESDESDLAVGDEDRVSEHLGTRPDPERPTTGGFDLLGDDSDGDSSDSESNDDDAESSDEESEPDETSPDTEGAES, encoded by the coding sequence ATGGTAAATGATTTCCAGCCCAGCCGGCAGAAGGCCGACCTCGCCGAAGTTGTCGAGATGCTGCTGGACAAGGGAATCGTGATCAACGCGGACATCGCCGTCTCGATCGGCGACACCCAACTGCTCGGCGTGCAGGTCAGGGCCGCGATCGCCTCCTTCGAAACCGCGGCGAAGTACGGCCTCGAGTTCCCCGAGGGGACGGACATGCGCCGAGTCGCCGAGGCGGTCGGCGATCCCGAACTGGCGGAGATGGACCGTCCGAATCCGGTGATCGCACCCACCCGGGGCGTCAACGTGACGGCGGACGAAGAAGACGCGGGCGGCGAGGAGAGCCCCGACAGCAGTGGACGTGACGGCGATAGCGGGGAGTCGGACGAAAGCGACCTCGCCGTCGGCGACGAGGATCGGGTGAGCGAACACCTCGGCACGAGGCCGGACCCCGAACGGCCGACCACCGGCGGGTTCGATCTCCTCGGAGACGACTCGGACGGCGACTCGAGTGACTCCGAGTCGAACGACGACGACGCGGAATCGAGCGACGAGGAGTCCGAACCGGACGAAACCAGCCCGGATACGGAGGGTGCGGAGTCGTGA
- the gvpA gene encoding gas vesicle protein GvpA translates to MAQPQRRPDSSSLAEVLDRVLDKGVVIDVWARISVVGIELLTIEARVVVASVDTFLHYAEEIAKIEQATAEGDLDELEELEVEPRPESSPKSATE, encoded by the coding sequence ATGGCACAACCACAACGACGACCCGACTCCTCCAGCCTCGCGGAAGTACTCGACCGCGTCCTCGACAAGGGTGTCGTCATCGACGTCTGGGCCCGGATCTCGGTCGTCGGGATCGAGCTGCTGACGATCGAAGCCCGCGTCGTCGTCGCATCGGTCGACACCTTCCTTCACTACGCGGAGGAGATCGCAAAAATTGAGCAAGCCACGGCAGAAGGCGATCTCGACGAACTCGAGGAGCTCGAGGTCGAGCCCCGCCCTGAATCGTCGCCGAAATCGGCAACGGAATAA
- a CDS encoding GvpL/GvpF family gas vesicle protein produces the protein MSNRYVYGVVESDTVEFETEAVAGADRVYTISHRRLGAVVSDIDTTDPEETDEDAQIHDDVLREIMDYDGGTTIVPMQFGMAFESDRALKNVLRGARPAFRRALNDIEGKIELGLKLVREEDTDIDREAIETEVADHLEPIAAQSVENDLFSDRLVLNRSYLVDADERESFDEAVAEFEDDHDELMVRYTGPFAPYSFVDVKIGAQ, from the coding sequence ATGAGTAACCGGTACGTCTACGGCGTCGTCGAGTCGGATACCGTCGAGTTCGAGACGGAAGCGGTCGCCGGCGCGGACCGCGTCTACACGATTTCCCATCGGCGACTCGGTGCGGTCGTCTCGGACATCGACACCACCGATCCCGAAGAGACCGACGAAGATGCACAGATTCACGACGATGTCCTCAGGGAGATCATGGACTACGACGGCGGAACGACCATCGTCCCAATGCAGTTCGGCATGGCCTTCGAAAGCGATCGTGCGCTAAAAAACGTCCTTCGCGGAGCGCGACCGGCGTTCCGACGGGCGCTAAACGATATCGAGGGCAAGATCGAACTCGGCCTCAAACTCGTTCGCGAGGAGGACACCGATATCGACCGCGAGGCGATCGAGACCGAGGTCGCCGACCACCTCGAGCCCATCGCCGCACAGTCCGTCGAGAACGACCTGTTCAGCGATCGTCTCGTACTCAACCGCTCGTATCTCGTCGATGCGGACGAGCGAGAGTCCTTCGACGAAGCGGTCGCAGAATTCGAGGACGATCACGACGAACTGATGGTCCGGTACACGGGGCCGTTCGCGCCCTACAGTTTCGTCGACGTGAAAATCGGAGCCCAGTAA
- the mutS gene encoding DNA mismatch repair protein MutS, with the protein MDPALGPPDAMAEKRDELTPMMRQYHDLCVRYDDAIVLFQVGDFYETFCGAAERTARLLEIALTSREDSTGEYPMSGIPIDNAESYIEELLEAGYRVAVADQVEEPGESPGVVERAVTRVITPGTLTEDELLTSDDNNFVAAVARGSESGTNDANDEFALALLDVSTGDFLATSSSSPEAVADEVSRFEPAEAVVGPDATAELFPDDCMVSPYDESVFDRDLASEKLSAYFGNPETLLASDAEIRACGALLSYAEYVRGGEHEGERGDERRDDESGDVNRSDPDDDARLDYLTHLTRYDPREYLLLDAVALRSLELFESRAVHGRDDATLVGVLDETASALGGRKLRDWLRRPLLEPDRIESRLDAVEEFTSAVQTRERLHDRLREVYDLERLIGRISRERANARDLRSLRDTLAVVPDVREELADADCDRLRRLYENLDPLSDVRELIDNGIVSDPPIEITDGGIIAEGYDDDLDDLRGTARDGKQWIDDLEERERDRTGIDSLKVGHNSVHGYYIEVTNPNLELVPENYQRRQTLKNSERFVTPELKEREDQIVGAQERADRREYELFCDVRREVANEVERIQSLAEALASLDALVSLSTVAATYDYCRPEILERDGSQVLEIEGGRHPVVERTQESFVPNGARFGTDRRLAVITGPNMSGKSTYMRQVAQIVLLAQVGSFVPASAARLSPVDRIFTRVGASDDIAGGRSTFMVEMDELATILREADENSLVLLDEVGRGTSTADGMAIAQAITEHIHDEVGATTLFATHHHPLTELADDLEAAFSLHFEVGQDDDEVVFHHEIASGAATGSYGVEVATAAGVPDSVVDRARELVSPASNDTGSVARDSFEASDDADPIEATSSSEPSFDPDSESPATATADGGKSPASAPADSKEVPAAGDVPPEVAAELRALDLAHLTPVEALTELDRLKRLLEE; encoded by the coding sequence ATGGATCCGGCGCTTGGCCCGCCCGACGCGATGGCCGAGAAACGCGACGAGTTGACGCCGATGATGCGCCAGTATCACGACCTTTGTGTGCGTTACGACGACGCGATCGTTCTCTTTCAGGTCGGTGATTTCTACGAGACGTTCTGTGGCGCAGCCGAACGAACTGCACGCCTGCTCGAGATCGCACTGACCAGCCGTGAGGATAGCACCGGCGAATACCCGATGTCCGGCATCCCGATCGACAATGCCGAGTCGTACATCGAAGAACTGCTCGAAGCGGGCTATCGGGTCGCTGTCGCGGATCAGGTCGAGGAGCCGGGGGAGTCCCCGGGCGTCGTCGAGCGCGCCGTCACGCGCGTTATCACACCCGGGACGCTCACCGAGGACGAACTGTTGACGAGCGACGACAACAATTTCGTTGCAGCAGTCGCCCGCGGGAGCGAATCGGGTACCAACGACGCGAACGACGAATTCGCGCTCGCGCTCCTCGATGTTTCGACGGGCGACTTTCTCGCGACGAGTTCATCATCGCCGGAGGCGGTCGCCGACGAAGTGAGCCGGTTCGAACCCGCGGAGGCTGTTGTCGGTCCCGACGCAACCGCTGAGCTGTTCCCGGACGATTGCATGGTCTCGCCGTACGACGAGAGCGTTTTCGATCGAGATCTGGCCAGCGAGAAACTCTCGGCGTACTTCGGAAATCCCGAAACGCTGCTCGCAAGCGACGCCGAAATTCGAGCCTGCGGTGCGCTCCTCTCGTACGCAGAGTACGTCCGCGGTGGGGAACACGAGGGAGAACGCGGCGATGAGCGACGCGACGACGAAAGCGGGGATGTCAATCGATCTGACCCGGACGATGACGCACGCCTCGACTATCTCACCCACCTCACTCGATACGATCCGCGAGAATACCTGTTGCTCGACGCGGTTGCGCTACGGAGCCTCGAGCTATTCGAATCCCGTGCCGTCCACGGACGGGATGATGCGACGTTGGTCGGCGTCCTCGACGAAACCGCCAGCGCGCTCGGCGGTCGAAAACTCCGCGATTGGCTCCGGCGGCCGCTGCTCGAACCCGACCGAATCGAGTCGCGACTCGACGCCGTCGAGGAATTCACGAGCGCGGTCCAGACCCGCGAACGGCTTCACGATCGCCTACGAGAGGTCTACGATCTCGAGCGGCTTATCGGGCGCATCTCCCGAGAACGGGCGAACGCGCGAGACCTGCGCTCGCTTCGTGACACGCTCGCCGTCGTGCCCGACGTTCGCGAGGAACTCGCCGACGCGGATTGCGATCGACTGCGGCGACTCTACGAGAATCTCGATCCGTTGAGCGACGTCCGCGAATTGATCGACAACGGGATCGTCTCGGACCCGCCGATCGAGATCACCGACGGCGGGATTATCGCCGAAGGGTACGACGACGACCTGGACGACCTGCGCGGGACAGCGCGGGACGGCAAGCAGTGGATCGACGACCTGGAGGAGCGCGAACGAGATCGGACCGGAATCGATTCCCTGAAGGTCGGTCACAATTCGGTTCACGGCTACTACATCGAAGTAACGAATCCGAACCTCGAGTTGGTACCCGAAAACTACCAGCGTCGACAGACACTCAAAAACTCGGAACGATTCGTCACGCCGGAACTCAAAGAACGCGAAGACCAGATCGTCGGAGCCCAAGAGCGCGCCGACAGGCGTGAATACGAACTGTTCTGCGACGTCCGCCGTGAGGTCGCAAACGAGGTCGAACGCATCCAGTCGCTTGCCGAGGCGCTCGCGTCGCTCGACGCGCTCGTTTCGCTTTCGACGGTCGCAGCCACGTACGATTACTGCCGCCCAGAAATCCTCGAGCGAGATGGAAGTCAGGTTCTCGAGATCGAGGGTGGTCGCCACCCAGTCGTAGAGCGGACACAGGAGTCGTTCGTTCCCAACGGCGCCCGCTTCGGGACGGATCGTCGCCTGGCCGTCATTACGGGCCCAAACATGTCGGGGAAATCGACGTACATGCGACAGGTCGCTCAGATCGTACTGCTGGCACAGGTGGGAAGCTTCGTGCCTGCCAGCGCGGCGCGGCTTTCACCCGTCGACCGAATCTTTACGCGCGTCGGCGCCAGCGACGATATCGCGGGCGGGCGCTCGACGTTTATGGTCGAGATGGACGAACTCGCAACTATCCTTCGGGAGGCCGACGAGAACTCGCTGGTCTTGCTCGACGAAGTCGGCCGAGGCACCTCGACGGCCGACGGGATGGCGATCGCACAGGCGATCACTGAACACATCCACGACGAGGTCGGCGCGACGACGCTCTTTGCCACCCACCACCACCCGCTGACCGAACTTGCAGACGATCTCGAAGCGGCCTTTTCGCTTCACTTCGAGGTCGGCCAGGACGACGACGAGGTGGTCTTCCACCACGAGATTGCCTCGGGGGCGGCGACGGGTTCGTACGGCGTCGAAGTCGCGACCGCAGCCGGCGTTCCCGACTCCGTCGTGGATCGTGCGCGAGAGCTGGTTTCGCCCGCCTCGAATGACACAGGATCCGTCGCCCGTGACAGTTTCGAGGCGAGCGATGACGCAGACCCGATCGAGGCTACTTCGAGCAGTGAACCGTCTTTCGACCCCGACAGCGAGTCACCTGCAACGGCGACTGCGGACGGTGGTAAATCACCCGCCAGTGCGCCGGCCGACTCGAAGGAAGTACCGGCTGCCGGCGACGTCCCGCCGGAGGTGGCAGCCGAACTCCGCGCGCTCGATCTCGCACACCTCACTCCTGTCGAAGCGTTGACCGAACTCGACCGGCTGAAGCGGTTACTCGAGGAATGA
- a CDS encoding YbhB/YbcL family Raf kinase inhibitor-like protein, which translates to MGSTTLESPAFDDGERIPEEYGYAEDNTNPPLEIDAVPDDAESLALIVDDPDAREPAGKVWDHWVLWNVPPETGTIPEGWDPIEAREGMNDFGERGYGGPNPPDREHTYRFRLFALDTTVELESDADANDLESAIDGHVLEQAKLEGTYPA; encoded by the coding sequence ATGGGATCGACGACACTCGAGAGTCCTGCGTTCGACGACGGCGAACGCATCCCCGAGGAGTACGGCTATGCCGAAGACAACACCAATCCGCCACTCGAAATCGACGCCGTTCCCGACGACGCCGAGTCGCTCGCGCTGATCGTGGACGACCCCGACGCGAGAGAACCCGCCGGAAAGGTGTGGGACCACTGGGTCCTCTGGAACGTCCCGCCGGAAACCGGGACGATCCCGGAAGGCTGGGACCCGATCGAGGCGCGTGAGGGGATGAACGATTTCGGAGAACGGGGCTACGGCGGCCCGAACCCGCCGGACAGGGAGCACACCTACCGGTTCAGACTGTTCGCTCTCGATACGACGGTCGAACTCGAATCCGATGCCGACGCGAACGACCTCGAGTCGGCGATCGACGGTCACGTCCTCGAGCAGGCGAAACTCGAAGGAACGTATCCGGCGTAG
- a CDS encoding CHY zinc finger protein: MTDHTVHGVEVDSETRCSHYRTDSDVVAFKFACCERYYPCFRCHEAVSGHEAVPWPRDRFDEPSVLCGVCDGELTVPEYLESDYRCPACGAAFNPGCSNHAELYFDIADRDP, from the coding sequence ATGACGGATCACACAGTCCATGGCGTCGAGGTCGATTCCGAGACGCGATGTTCTCATTACCGCACCGACAGCGACGTCGTCGCGTTCAAGTTCGCCTGCTGCGAGCGGTACTATCCCTGTTTCCGCTGCCACGAGGCCGTCTCGGGGCACGAAGCCGTCCCCTGGCCGAGGGATCGGTTCGACGAGCCGTCGGTTCTGTGCGGCGTTTGTGACGGGGAACTCACCGTTCCCGAGTACCTCGAGTCCGACTACCGCTGTCCGGCCTGCGGCGCCGCGTTCAACCCCGGTTGCTCGAACCACGCGGAGTTGTACTTCGATATCGCGGACAGAGACCCGTGA